CTTGACTATCCTTACTGCCTGTGCATAATTCTCTATTGTGGCTCTTTGAGTCATGGGGTATCCTCCTTTTGTTTTGGTATTGGCTTACCATGGAGATACCCCTTTCTTGCTTCTGACACAAGAAATAATACATTACCGAAAACAAATACGAATTGACACAACCGGTTAATTTTATTATAGTTACGCAGTCGGATAATACGCCATTTTTCGTGTTTGTCCGGTTTCCGGATATCATTCGCTTCTTTAACCTATTTTATGCAAACCAAAATTCTCTACAACAAACAAATACTTCCTCTCTACTATAAGATAGGAATCAATTGGCAGCCTTTGCCGAATATTCAGCCGGGACAGTTTGTCATGCTCCATTTTACAAATTATATTGATCCTCTGCTGAGGAGACCGTTTGGGGTGTATAGGATTATAGACGAAGGCATTGAAATCCTTTATAAGGTGGTTGGAAAAGGAACGAGGCTGATGACAGGTTTAAGGCAAGGTGATATGGTAGACATGCTTGGCCCTTTAGGCAATGGCTTTCCTAACTCCCTTTCATCCCCCTTTGCTAACGGGGGACAGAGGGGGTTGAATATACTCATGGTTGCCGGCGGCATTGGCATTGCGCCATTTTATTTGTTGGCTGAAAGCTGTCAGCTATCAGCTATCAGCTTGAAACTTCTATTTGGCGGAAGGGGCAAAGATGATTTGCCGGATTTAGAGGATTTTAAGAAACTTGATATTGCAATGGAAATTTCCACGCAAGACGGAAGCGTGGGAAAAAAGGGATTGGTAACGGATCTGCTCAAAAAGGAAGTTACAAAAAAAGATGATTGTGTCGTGTACGCATGCGGCCCAAAAGGTATGTTGAAAGAGGTTGCAAAAATAGCTGAAGATGCAGATGTTCCCTGCCATGTATCTTTAGATAACGCAATGGCATGCGGCATGGGAGCCTGCCTTGGATGTGCTGTAAAAGTCAGGAGTCAGAAGTCAGGGGTCAGGGGTCAGGGGTCAGAAGGTTTAAACATCGATCCCCGATCCCCGATCCCCGACCCCGTCTATAAAATGGTCTGCAAGGACGGGCCAGTGTTTGACGCAAGGGAGATAGAATGGGAAAAGGTGTAAAGACAGTGGACAGTGGACAGTGGTTAAGGGTCAGTGAAAGTAAACCTGATATGTCCGTAAACATAGCGGGCATTCAGCTCAAAAACCCCGTAATGACCGCATCCGGTACATTTGGTTACGGCGAGGAATTTGCGCCATATCTGGATTTAAACAGACTCGGCGCTGTGGTTGTAAAAGGGCTGTCTCTAAAACCGCGGCAAGGCAATTCTCCGCCACGGATTGTGGAAACAGCAGCAGGCATGCTTAATTCCATCGGCCTGCAAAATGTGGGTGTTGAGGCATTTATAAAAGATAGACTGCCATTTCTTAAAAAATTTGACACAAAAGTGATTGCAAATTTTTTCGGCGACTCTATTGATGAATATTGCGAGGCGGCAAGGGCTTTAGATGGTGCGGATGGCATTGCTGGTTTAGAGATGAATATATCTTGCCCTAATAAGCAGGAGGGCTGGCTTGAGTTTGGCACAAACCCTGATATGACGCTTAAGGTTGTAAGCGCAGTCAGAAAATACACCAAGCTTCCGCTGATTGTAAAGCTT
Above is a window of Deltaproteobacteria bacterium DNA encoding:
- a CDS encoding dihydroorotate dehydrogenase, yielding MGKGVKTVDSGQWLRVSESKPDMSVNIAGIQLKNPVMTASGTFGYGEEFAPYLDLNRLGAVVVKGLSLKPRQGNSPPRIVETAAGMLNSIGLQNVGVEAFIKDRLPFLKKFDTKVIANFFGDSIDEYCEAARALDGADGIAGLEMNISCPNKQEGWLEFGTNPDMTLKVVSAVRKYTKLPLIVKLSPNVTDITAIAKAAVDAGANAISLINTISGMAVDVNTRRPKLGNIIGGLSGPAIKPVALKMVWQVAKAVKTPLIGIGGIMTAEDAIEFMLVGASAVQVGTANFIDPEASIKMIEGIEDYCRKNGVKRVSELAGSLRI
- a CDS encoding dihydroorotate dehydrogenase electron transfer subunit → MQTKILYNKQILPLYYKIGINWQPLPNIQPGQFVMLHFTNYIDPLLRRPFGVYRIIDEGIEILYKVVGKGTRLMTGLRQGDMVDMLGPLGNGFPNSLSSPFANGGQRGLNILMVAGGIGIAPFYLLAESCQLSAISLKLLFGGRGKDDLPDLEDFKKLDIAMEISTQDGSVGKKGLVTDLLKKEVTKKDDCVVYACGPKGMLKEVAKIAEDADVPCHVSLDNAMACGMGACLGCAVKVRSQKSGVRGQGSEGLNIDPRSPIPDPVYKMVCKDGPVFDAREIEWEKV